Proteins encoded together in one Etheostoma cragini isolate CJK2018 chromosome 11, CSU_Ecrag_1.0, whole genome shotgun sequence window:
- the zic2a gene encoding zinc finger protein ZIC 2a has product MLLDAGHQFPGLGVGSFARHHSASEMQERDLSLAQNSFVDSAHMGAFKLNHDLSPGQSSAFTSQAPGYPAAALGAHAAHVTSYASSPFNSTRDFLFRSRGFGESSPASSQHTIFGPTAGSLHHSHTDTQGHILFPGIHDQHGSHGSPNVLNGQMRLGLPGEVFGRSDQYHQVSSPRTDPYSAAQLHNQYGSMNMNMGMNMAAHHHPGAFFRYMRQQCIKQELICKWIDPEQLSNPKKCCNKTFSTMHELVTHVSVEHVGGPEQTNHVCFWEDCARESKPFKAKYKLVNHIRVHTGEKPFPCPFPGCGKVFARSENLKIHKRTHTGEKPFQCEFEGCDRRFANSSDRKKHMHVHTSDKPYLCKMCDKSYTHPSSLRKHMKVHEASPPASDSSPAASSGYESSTPPGLVSPTTETQSNTTLSPASAVHNTTSHGGLSSNFSEWYV; this is encoded by the exons ATGTTACTGGATGCTGGTCACCAGTTCCCCGGACTGGGAGTGGGGTCATTCGCCAGACATCACTCAGCGAGCGAGATGCAGGAGAGAGACTTGAGTTTGGCACAAAATAGCTTTGTAGACTCCGCACACATGGGTGCGTTTAAGCTGAACCATGATCTCTCTCCGGGACAGAGCTCTGCCTTCACCAGCCAGGCGCCGGGCTACCCCGCAGCGGCTCTGGGAGCTCACGCCGCCCATGTCACGTCGTATGCAAGCTCTCCGTTCAACTCAACCAGGGACTTTCTCTTTCGTAGTCGTGGCTTCGGAGAATCCTCTCCGGCCAGCAGCCAACACACTATTTTTGGCCCCACGGCGGGATCCCTTCATCACTCCCACACAGACACTCAAGGCCACATTCTGTTCCCCGGGATCCACGACCAACATGGGTCCCACGGTTCGCCGAATGTCCTCAACGGGCAAATGAGGCTCGGACTACCCGGAGAAGTTTTCGGACGCTCCGACCAGTACCACCAGGTTTCGAGCCCGAGGACCGACCCGTACTCAGCTGCTCAGCTCCACAACCAGTACGGCTCCATGAATATGAACATGGGGATGAACATGGCAGCCCACCACCACCCCGGTGCCTTTTTCCGCTACATGAGGCAGCAGTGCATCAAGCAAGAGCTCATCTGCAAGTGGATCGACCCCGAGCAGCTCAGCAACCCAAAGAAGTGTTGCAACAAAACTTTTAGCACCATGCACGAGTTGGTCACGCACGTCTCGGTGGAGCATGTCGGTGGACCGGAGCAGACCAACCACGTCTGTTTCTGGGAGGATTGCGCCCGGGAGAGCAAACCGTTCAAGGCGAAATACAAACTGGTGAACCACATTCGGGTGCACACCGGGGAGAAGCCTTTTCCATGCCCCTTCCCCGGCTGTGGAAAGGTCTTCGCACGGTCGGAAAACTTGAAGATACAcaagagaacacacacag GAGAGAAGCCGTTCCAGTGTGAGTTTGAGGGATGCGACAGAAGGTTTGCAAACAGCAGCGACCGAAAGAAACACATGCACGTTCACACGTCGGACAAGCCTTATCTGTGCAAAATGTGTGACAAGTCCTACACACATCCCAGCTCCCTACGAAAACACATGAAG GTCCATGAAGCCTCCCCACCAGCATCAGACTCATCACCAGCAGCCAGCTCTGGTTATGAATCCTCCACACCTCCGGGCCTGGTGTCTCCCACCACCGAGACCCAGAGCAACACCACCCTGTCCCCAGCCTCAGCTGTGCATAACACCACCAGCCACGGTGGCCTATCCTCCAATTTCAGTGAATGGTATGTTTAG